In the genome of Nonomuraea sp. NBC_00507, the window GATCTTCCGGCCCACCTTCCGCAGCTTCGTGCTGGCCAACTTCAAGGCCAACGGCATCGCCGCGCAGCCGATCATCTACCGCCAGGTGTGATCTACCCTCAGGTCAGTCCCGGGAGTCTGGTCAGCTCGGCACGCGAGGAGACGCCTAGCTTGGGAAAGGCCTTGTACAGATGAGAGGCGACCGTGCGCGGGCTCAGGAACAGCTGCGCGCCGATCTCGCGGTTCGAGGCGCCCGTGACGGCCAGCCGTACCACCTGGAGCTCCTGGGGGGTCAGCACGGCCAGTGGATCTCCGGCACGGGAGCGATCCGGTAGTAGGGAGAGCCCGGTGGCGCGCAGCTCGGCGGCCGCGCGGGCAGACCAAGGAGCCGCGCCGAGCCGGTCGAAGGCGTCCATGGCGGACTGGAGGTGGGTGCGTGCCTCGGCGCGGCTGTTGTGGCGGCGCAGCCACTCCCCGTAGACCAGGCGGGTGCGTGCCTCGTCGAAGGGTTGCTCGCCCTCGGCGTGCAGGGCCAGCGCCCTCTTGTACAGGCCCGGGGCGGCGCTGTCCGGAGCCACCAGCGCACGGAGTCGATGCAGGACGGCAAGCGGCCTGGCCCGCCCTGTGGCCCGCGCCCACTCCGCGTACCGGCGCAGCGGTTCCGTCGCGCGCTGGGGATTTCCCGCCCGCGCAGCGGCCTCGACGTAGTCGGGCCAGGCGTACCGCCAGAGGAAGGCGTGGCGTGTGGGCCCCGTCGCCGCCTGCTCGATCCGCTCGAGCACGGCCTCGTAGCGTCCCGCTCCGAGGTCGAGCATCAGCCGCGCGTACTCCGCCCAGTAAGCTCCCGGCATCCACCTGCGGTGGTCGGCGTCACGGATCGCCTGCTCGGCCATCGCCGCGCATTCCTCTTCCGCGCCGGCGACCGCGGACAGCCAGGCGTGCACGCCCGCCAGGTAGCTGCTCCACTGCGGCTGGCCGACGTCGGAGGCCAGGGCCAGGCCCGCGGCCACGGTGGCTCGCGCGGACCGGTGGTGTCCGCTGATGAGCTGGGCGATAGAGAAGATCGTCATGGCCTGGGGCATGCGTCCAAGTCGTCCCTCGGCCCGGCAGTCCTCGACGAGCCCGGTCGTGTCGTCCAGCATGCCGTCGTGATCGGCGCGGACGATGGCCTGGTAGGTGAGGATGAAGCGCACCTCGAACGGTATGCGATCAGACAGGTCCGGCATCGGGTAGGTCAGCGTGGTCACGGGGTCCCCCTCGAGGATCAGACGGAAGGCATGGTTGAACGTGCGCACGACAGCGGCCAGCCCGTCGCCGTCCGGGCACAGTTCCTCGGTACGGCGGGCCAACGCGAGCTGGTCGGGGTGCGTTGCACTGGCCCAGGTGTAGAAGCCCGCCATGCTCAGCAGCGACAACTTGGCAGTCATGTCGCCGACCGCCCCGGCTCCCTCGTGCAGCAGGCGAACACCCTCCAGGGGCCGGCCCGCCTCAATCTCCAGCTTCGCTCTCACCTGGGCCAGCTCGGCCAGCACGGCCACGGCCGGCGTTGTATCCTCCGCCAGCCGCCGCGCCCGGTCCACGAGTTCACGCGCGCGCTCCCATAAGCCCGCCTCGGCCGCGGCCTCGGCTGCGGCCGTCCACCGGCGCGTTGCCTCGGCGGGATCGGCCGACAGCTCGGCCGCCCGCGCGTAGGCCGCCGACACCGCCGTCTGCCCGCCGCGCTGCCGGGCGCGCAGCGCCAGGCACTCCATCTGGCCGGCCACCTCCTCGTCGGGCTGCAGGGTGACAGCAGCCAGGTGCCAGGCCCGCCGATCGTCGTCGACCGCCTCGGCCAGCGCCCGGTGCGCCGCCATCCGGGCGGCGAAGTCGCAGGCCAGCAGCACCGCGCTACGCACCAGCGGGTGGCGGAAGGCGACGCCCCCTGGGCCCACCCGGATCAGGCCGGCCCGTTCGGCTTCGGTGAAGTCGATCAGTGAGGCGCCGAGCAGGCTGACCGCCCGTGCGAGCACGCCCAGCTCGGCGCGGTCGTCGAGGGCCGCCACCAGCAGGCAGGAGCGGGTGGCCGCGGGTAGCGCCGCGATCCGGTCGCGGAAGCCGGTCAGCACCCGGTCGGTCACCAGCGTCGCCGTACCGAGGGAGAAGGACAGCGGGAGGAGGCCGCCCCTGCGCTGCTCGGCGGTGAGCATGCGGGGCAGCTCGATCAGCGCGAGCGGGTTGCCCCTGGCCTCGGCGACGAGCTGGTCGCGTACGGCCGGCGGCAGGTCAGCCGCCTGCTCGGCGAGAAGCCTCTGGGCGGCCTCGGCATCCAGCTCGCCCAGCCACAGCTCGGGCAGCCCCCGTGCGGGGAAGGTCCCGTCGCCCTCCCGCACGGCGAACAGGACAGCCACGGGCTCGGCATGCAGGCGGCGTGCGGCGAACAGCAGCGCGTCGGCCGACTCGCCGTCCAGCCACTGCGCATCGTCGACCAGGCAGACCACTGGGCCCGCCGCCGACAGCTCCACAAGGAGACTGAGCGTCGCCAGCCCGACGAGAAAGCGGTCCCCCCGGGTGGCGCCGCCGAGGCCGAGCGCGCCGCGTAACGCCTCCGCCTGTTGTGGTGGCAGCGCCTCGACATGATCGAGAACTGGGCAGAGCAATACGTGCAAGGCGGCGAACGGCAGGTCTGCCTCGGACTCGACACCGGTCACCCGCAGCACCCGCGCCCGCGCTTTCGCCGCGGCATAATCCAGGAGGCCCGACTTGCCGATGCCCGCCTCGCCACGCACCACCAGAGCGCCGGACCGGCCCTCCAGCAACTCGCCGATGACGGACTGCTCCGCTTGACGTCCGTACAACATGGCACTCCAACAACGCTTATCCGTCATGACGTGGGAAAAGGCTTCGCTCACCTTAGCGGCGCACCCTCTGGCGACGCCGTCCGACGTTCTCAGGTCGCGCTCGGTGTGGCGGCCGCGCGGGTGGGAGACAGGATTCGGTCGAGGTAGTCGGCCACGACCCGGGCGTCGT includes:
- a CDS encoding LuxR C-terminal-related transcriptional regulator; amino-acid sequence: MLYGRQAEQSVIGELLEGRSGALVVRGEAGIGKSGLLDYAAAKARARVLRVTGVESEADLPFAALHVLLCPVLDHVEALPPQQAEALRGALGLGGATRGDRFLVGLATLSLLVELSAAGPVVCLVDDAQWLDGESADALLFAARRLHAEPVAVLFAVREGDGTFPARGLPELWLGELDAEAAQRLLAEQAADLPPAVRDQLVAEARGNPLALIELPRMLTAEQRRGGLLPLSFSLGTATLVTDRVLTGFRDRIAALPAATRSCLLVAALDDRAELGVLARAVSLLGASLIDFTEAERAGLIRVGPGGVAFRHPLVRSAVLLACDFAARMAAHRALAEAVDDDRRAWHLAAVTLQPDEEVAGQMECLALRARQRGGQTAVSAAYARAAELSADPAEATRRWTAAAEAAAEAGLWERARELVDRARRLAEDTTPAVAVLAELAQVRAKLEIEAGRPLEGVRLLHEGAGAVGDMTAKLSLLSMAGFYTWASATHPDQLALARRTEELCPDGDGLAAVVRTFNHAFRLILEGDPVTTLTYPMPDLSDRIPFEVRFILTYQAIVRADHDGMLDDTTGLVEDCRAEGRLGRMPQAMTIFSIAQLISGHHRSARATVAAGLALASDVGQPQWSSYLAGVHAWLSAVAGAEEECAAMAEQAIRDADHRRWMPGAYWAEYARLMLDLGAGRYEAVLERIEQAATGPTRHAFLWRYAWPDYVEAAARAGNPQRATEPLRRYAEWARATGRARPLAVLHRLRALVAPDSAAPGLYKRALALHAEGEQPFDEARTRLVYGEWLRRHNSRAEARTHLQSAMDAFDRLGAAPWSARAAAELRATGLSLLPDRSRAGDPLAVLTPQELQVVRLAVTGASNREIGAQLFLSPRTVASHLYKAFPKLGVSSRAELTRLPGLT